ataacttcggttagtTGTTATTGAACCAACTCATTATACACGTTCAGGTACGGTTACCGATATCTacatgaaagtatatttcatttgtgtgtaacaagctaagaccatctaacgttgGAAATATATTACCTTGAATCTTGAATAAGGTTTCAtccaacgatgaatattgattgctttgttccaaagctatcaaaccctgatttgaagactatataagggagaactctagcaactgggaagcctaatcctcacacttcatgtgtgatactagttgcgaatagagtcgattctactttaacctaggtttttcctaaaaacattataggttaacgacttaaatacttcgttggtattctgaagccaaacccaactattttctccgtagttgcgtgttctgatcttacttgttttatcgtattgagtactatcttctctaagatttgctcgagatttatctctgatacgtaagatacaaaaagtagtcacaaagctcttctcccattctttgtgattccataataactttttctactaccatatagttaagttattgtgaggtggttgatatttctaggatgttcttcgggaatataagatcgggttattaattggttcttgttcaccttgatttgtcaaaagacgaaacaaaaacttcgtaggtattttcgtgggagaaaaatttatctatcaggatagacttttctatgtgatacagatttttttatcaagtcttcgactttgggtcgtagcaactcttagttgtgggtgagatcagctaagggaatcaagtgcgtagagtcctgctgggattcagaggcataaggaacgtgactgtaccttaatcattatgagattggttagggctcaactacattccagaccgaagttaacttgtagtgggctagagtctgtagcggcttaatatagtgtggtgtttgaaacttgactaggtcccggggtttttctgcatttgcggtttcctcgtaaacaaaacttccggtgtatgtgttatttcttttccgcattatatttgtttatataattgaaatatcacaggttgtgcatagttcaatcaattggcaaatccaacctttggttgttgattgaaattgattgacatttgaacattagtctttggtactgctcaagttatttctcataataatcaggctcacggattctatatgtttgatttgctgattacattgagaaacaaagatatgaTTCTTGGATATCTTTTCCTTGATTGGgtttaactgtctagttgattcttttggaattatattggagttagtccacacagattgcctaacgaaatattggttgtggttgttagaccccgctttttcagttggctATGCTGATACATGCACTGAGATATTAATCATTCGTCAGATTCTTTAGCCAAACATAATATTAACCACAATAGTGAGGAAAAATTGGTTACTAAGTTTGCTCAATAGATACTTACTTATGTACAAGGGGATATATTTTACTAAGTTTATTTCAATTAATAATTGAAGGAAGATCCATGGGCAATCTTATTTGGAAACAAGATTTGTACCATTTTTTGTTTGCAGTCcaaaacgacaatgaatttgaagttaatattttaATGATACGTACCTCTTATTAGATTTTAGATTCCTACCAAAGTAAAGACAATTCAAGATACATACCTCACCATCTAATGATTTTAATTTCAACCATTATTTTTTGACGGCTGATTTTTAAATTGGTAGATGACGATGTTATACGTCTCAAATTATGCACATTTTTATAAGATTGTCGAGTTTCATCACATTAAAACAACGTATCATCAAACATTAGCCTCAAATTAACTGTTGTTTGGACTCTAAAGAAAATTAATACAAATTTTATAAGATAATGTCCATATAAAATTGTCCATAAATCGTTCCTATGATTATTTTTTgtactaaaaaataaataaaagaaataaaactcTCGAGTAATCAAAATAAAAGGCGGGAAATTCAAACTCTTTTTCTCCGATTTAAATTTTTCGGTTTTTTCAGTACTCACTATTCTCGTCCATTTTTGTTGTCCTTCCTCATACATGTTTTTTCGGTTTTGTCAGTACTCTTTATTCTCCTCCATTTTTGTTGTCCTCCTTCCTCATACATGTTAGCCATAGAAGTAGATAACTTCAAATTTGCTTGTACTTTctgaaacaagaaacaaaacttccCAATCCGATGATTAAATAATCTTCTTGTCATATTGTTTTTTCGTAAATaatttccagtttttttttagaagaaaatcaaaagattgtGTCATTAAAGATGGGATGGTGTTTCTCCTGCGTTGAATCTTTGGGTATTAAAGACAAGAATCAAATTGATGACGATGATTTGAATCAGGGTTCCGCATCAGGTAAACTTTTGGGTCTTTTCTTTCTAAGTTCTAACCCTATATGATAattaaaggaaaaaatacattttttaTCCACGTCACCTCCTTAAAAATCGCATACTGTCCGAAAATTCCTTGAGAATTCATTTGTTTCTTTCTGACTCAAACTCATTTTCTTCAACATTCTCCGTCTCTATAATCAAAGTTGACCTTTTGTAAAAATAAAGGATGAACTcgtcatcttcattatcatcaaCAGATCCAAATGGGGAACAGATCCAGCATATAGTTGTGATGAGACACGGTGATCGAATAGATAATGTAGAGCCATTATGGATATCAACTGCAAAAAGGCCATTTGATCCACCACTAGCCGAGCCAGGAAAGGTTAGAGCTTTTTGTACCGGAAGGAAGCTCAGGAATAATTTGGATTTTCCAATTCATAGAGTTTTTGTATCGCCATTTCGTCGGTGTATTCAAACTGCGTCAGAGGTTATTTCTGGTCTTTGTGCTATAAATGACGATCCATTGGAAATGACTTCTGATAACATTGAAATTGATCCATCTAAGGTCAAGGTATGTAATTCATTTATACCCTCCTTAATTGGTTTCATTTGTATTTCTGATCAAAATGAACGTGGTGTGTAGTTATTATGCTAATGGTTAGCACTTTTAGACCTTCATTATGTGTTTGTGTAACTCAAGATGTAACTCAAGAATGCCATATGGTTAGTGTTTGAATTGTGTTAGCATTTTAAACCCTGAAGAAAGAGCATAATTTAGAGTTCATGTTGATGTTGCCAGCATGAATTCGGTCATGATTTCCTTTCCAGTAGTCAGGTCTATATCAACTTTATAAGTGAGGAAAACTTGTTATTGGCCGGAATATGCAATCCATTCTTTGGACCATCAATGACCTAAGTGATAGCTGGGTGATCTGACGAGTTGGAAGTTGAACTTAATGCTTGTTATCTTGTTCCCAAGCTTACACATTGAAAGTTATCTAATTTCAGCGGATTTTCTTGGCCTTGTTTGCTTATAGTTTGAatagtttttttgtttcttttgcagGTCTCTATTGAGTTTGGTTTGTGTGAGATCCTAAACAGGGAAGCCATAGGAATTGACAAGGCTCCTGATAATGGAAATTGGGGTTTCAATGTGTCAGAACTTGAGTCTCTGTTACCAGCTGGGACAGTGGATAACTCGGTGGTCCGTGTGTATAAAGAGGTAAACTGGCTTGGGCCGCTTGGCTAAACTCTATTCTATAAGTATCCTGATTCAGACCCATAACAATTCATAGAAAACAACTAAAGCCTCATTTTCTGTTCTGACAGCAAACTAGATACATTATAATATCGTATAACGAATGCTATGCATATATACTTACATTACCAAAGAATACCGATTCCCGAGCACTTTCAGTACTAATGGTAAATGATTTTATTCTGGTCTCAACTTTACGGACTCCGTTATCAGTCTGTATCCACACTTAAGATACTGAAGAAGAATTGGATACAATGTCAGAAATGAAACATTACACTCTTGTATCTCTTGGGCACCAGCTGATTGAAACCTATTTGAAATGATTCATTAAACCTCCTCATTTGAAATATATAGCAGTATAAATGAAAGCTTTGCTGACATCATGAAGAAATTACAGATGCCACGATGGGAGGAGTCAATCACTGAGGCACGCACTAGATATTTACAAG
The nucleotide sequence above comes from Papaver somniferum cultivar HN1 chromosome 8, ASM357369v1, whole genome shotgun sequence. Encoded proteins:
- the LOC113306933 gene encoding uncharacterized protein LOC113306933, encoding MNSSSSLSSTDPNGEQIQHIVVMRHGDRIDNVEPLWISTAKRPFDPPLAEPGKVRAFCTGRKLRNNLDFPIHRVFVSPFRRCIQTASEVISGLCAINDDPLEMTSDNIEIDPSKVKVSIEFGLCEILNREAIGIDKAPDNGNWGFNVSELESLLPAGTVDNSVVRVYKEMPRWEESITEARTRYLQVVRALADKFPSENLLFVTHGEAIGAVISSIMKDTTVYGVEYCAYTKPKRKVSFKSDGTFAAGDFEIVALLDQFGVSFCLTSQLSL